The proteins below are encoded in one region of Casimicrobium huifangae:
- a CDS encoding CDP-6-deoxy-delta-3,4-glucoseen reductase, with translation MPQVTLEPGGHVFSCDADETILTAALRAGLLIPYGCKNGACGSCKGRVLDGEVEHGPHQATTLPELERTQGRALFCVARPKGDVTIEARDVRKAGDIVLKTLPCRIEQLERVADDVMILRFKLPANERLQYRAGQYIEFLLKDGKRRSFSMANAPHDDALIELHIRHLPGGLFTDRVFGVSTPALKVRDILRFEGAHGGFYLRDDSDKPIILLASGTGFAPIKAIVEHMIHTGNERPVTLYWGGRRPKDLYLHELARGWVAQHPQQFRYVPVVSDALPEDHWPGRTGFVHRAVMADYPDLSGHQVYACGAPVVVDSARADFTTQCNLPEADFFADSFVVAAATGS, from the coding sequence ATGCCCCAAGTCACCCTCGAGCCCGGCGGCCACGTCTTCTCCTGCGACGCCGATGAGACTATTTTGACAGCAGCGCTGCGGGCTGGCCTGTTGATCCCCTACGGTTGCAAGAACGGCGCCTGCGGCTCGTGCAAGGGGCGGGTGCTCGATGGCGAAGTGGAACACGGTCCGCATCAGGCCACCACGCTGCCGGAGCTGGAGCGCACCCAGGGCCGCGCGCTGTTCTGTGTGGCCAGGCCAAAGGGTGATGTGACCATCGAAGCGCGCGATGTGCGCAAGGCGGGCGACATCGTGCTGAAAACCCTGCCGTGCCGCATCGAGCAGCTCGAACGGGTGGCTGACGACGTGATGATCCTGCGCTTCAAGCTGCCAGCGAATGAACGCCTGCAATACCGCGCGGGGCAATACATCGAGTTTCTGCTGAAAGATGGCAAGCGGCGCAGCTTCTCGATGGCCAACGCCCCGCACGACGATGCGCTGATCGAACTGCACATCCGTCACCTGCCCGGCGGCCTGTTCACCGATCGCGTGTTCGGCGTCTCGACACCAGCGCTGAAAGTGCGCGACATCCTGCGTTTTGAAGGCGCACACGGTGGCTTCTATCTGCGGGACGACAGTGACAAGCCAATCATTCTGCTCGCCAGCGGTACCGGCTTCGCGCCAATCAAGGCGATCGTCGAACACATGATCCACACCGGCAACGAGCGTCCGGTCACGCTCTACTGGGGCGGTCGGCGGCCGAAAGATCTGTATCTGCATGAGCTCGCCAGAGGCTGGGTCGCGCAGCACCCGCAACAATTCCGCTATGTGCCGGTGGTCAGTGATGCGCTACCCGAAGACCACTGGCCCGGCCGCACCGGCTTTGTTCATCGCGCGGTGATGGCGGACTATCCCGACCTGTCCGGCCATCAGGTCTACGCCTGCGGCGCGCCAGTGGTGGTGGATTCAGCACGAGCTGATTTCACGACGCAATGCAATTTGCCTGAAGCCGACTTTTTCGCTGATAGTTTCGTCGTTGCCGCGGCCACCGGCAGCTGA